One region of Flavobacterium sp. GSB-24 genomic DNA includes:
- a CDS encoding FAD/NAD(P)-binding protein — protein MPKNKSKKKIAILGGGPSGLFLYKRLVESGSTDLEVTIFERKSMLGAGMPYSTEGANEEHVTNVSDNEIPEIVNSIEEWLQTAPAELLDKFDINPNKFNEYKVLPRILFGYYLSSQFELLQQIASVKGILTTIHYQTNVLDIIYNKEYNNVTIETTDDKAVFDYAVICTGHHWPIRYEGKVKGYFDSPYPPAKLAVHLNHAIAIRGSSLTAIDAIRTLARSNGKFIKEADGTIRFEKAAESPDFKMVIHSRSGMLPAVRFHLQDSHLSNDSLLTREEIDEHRKYNDGFLSLDFIFKNNFKEIFREKDPDFYDRIKELSIEEFVEEMMELRERLDPFQLLKAEYIQAEKSIKRQESVYWKEMLAVLSFAMNHPAKYLSAEDMQRLQKVLMPLISIVIAFVPQKSCSELLSLHHAGVLDIAAVNHNSSVEPQNGGGILYKYNDENENLQAVYYNTFIDCIGQPHLSYEDFPFKSLLSQKLISPARLKFKSHETAAKALETGSSVEKDSQGNYFLNVSGIAMNDNFQIIDQYGAYNENIYIMAVPYIGGFNPDYSGLDFCEAASKLIVESILSDSLTVFNY, from the coding sequence ATGCCGAAAAATAAATCTAAAAAGAAGATTGCAATTCTGGGAGGCGGTCCAAGCGGCCTTTTTCTTTATAAAAGATTAGTTGAATCTGGAAGTACTGATCTGGAGGTTACCATTTTTGAAAGAAAAAGCATGCTTGGAGCAGGTATGCCGTACAGCACCGAAGGCGCCAATGAAGAACATGTTACCAATGTTTCAGATAATGAAATTCCTGAAATTGTCAATTCGATCGAAGAGTGGCTGCAGACTGCTCCTGCCGAATTATTGGATAAATTCGATATAAATCCCAATAAGTTTAATGAATACAAAGTACTACCGCGAATTTTATTTGGATATTATCTTTCTTCACAATTCGAGCTTCTGCAGCAAATCGCTTCTGTAAAAGGAATTCTTACCACTATACATTATCAGACTAATGTTCTGGACATTATTTACAATAAAGAGTACAATAATGTCACCATAGAAACTACAGATGATAAAGCAGTTTTTGATTATGCGGTAATTTGTACCGGTCATCATTGGCCCATACGATATGAGGGAAAAGTAAAAGGTTATTTTGACTCGCCATATCCTCCCGCAAAATTGGCAGTGCATTTGAATCATGCCATAGCAATAAGAGGATCTTCTCTTACTGCAATTGATGCCATTAGGACTTTAGCCCGCAGTAACGGAAAATTTATTAAAGAGGCTGATGGAACTATTCGTTTTGAAAAAGCAGCAGAGAGTCCAGATTTTAAAATGGTTATTCATTCCCGAAGCGGCATGCTTCCTGCGGTGCGTTTTCATTTACAAGATTCTCATTTGTCCAATGATTCATTGCTGACCAGAGAAGAGATAGACGAACATCGAAAATATAACGACGGCTTTTTATCGCTTGATTTTATTTTTAAAAATAATTTTAAAGAAATTTTCCGAGAAAAAGATCCTGACTTTTATGATCGTATTAAAGAGCTGTCAATAGAGGAATTTGTTGAAGAAATGATGGAACTCAGGGAACGTCTGGATCCGTTCCAGCTTTTAAAGGCAGAATATATACAGGCTGAAAAATCAATAAAAAGACAGGAGTCAGTATATTGGAAAGAAATGCTGGCGGTATTAAGTTTTGCTATGAACCATCCTGCAAAGTATCTTTCGGCAGAAGATATGCAGCGATTACAAAAAGTACTTATGCCTTTGATTTCTATTGTAATTGCATTTGTACCGCAGAAATCCTGCAGTGAATTACTTTCTTTACACCATGCAGGGGTTCTGGATATTGCTGCAGTAAATCATAATAGTTCTGTAGAACCTCAAAATGGCGGAGGCATACTTTACAAGTACAATGACGAAAATGAAAATTTACAAGCTGTTTACTACAATACTTTTATCGACTGCATTGGCCAGCCTCATTTATCGTACGAAGATTTTCCATTTAAAAGTCTGCTTTCGCAAAAATTGATAAGTCCCGCCAGATTAAAATTTAAATCTCACGAGACAGCAGCTAAAGCACTAGAAACAGGAAGTTCTGTCGAGAAAGATTCGCAGGGAAATTACTTTTTAAATGTATCGGGTATTGCGATGAACGATAATTTTCAAATTATTGATCAGTATGGCGCATACAATGAAAATATTTACATTATGGCAGTACCTTATATCGGAGGATTTAATCCAGACTATTCTGGTTTGGATTTCTGTGAAGCAGCTTCAAAATTAATTGTCGAATCTATTTTATCTGATTCTTTAACAGTTTTTAATTATTAA
- a CDS encoding condensation domain-containing protein, whose amino-acid sequence MTKHENRTLGAFEKTFWLLDQIDSKDFALAAEVEGRESADAWRLAVDQVQKRHPNLSARIRMDEFKRPFIEHVDSLVIPLKVIEIDNSFKWEEIVEKELATRFNTEEGPLFRVIVLQKPEDTVLILAANHTLADGSSLMYLFRDLLEAVTGQIPLVLAPQKSNDETLGLPEDTAVEDNETSIYIFKKPDAVSPKVESIKFSSEHTSQLIERSRLEQTTVHGAICAAVVIAGRKLRQEWDDKKIELISPICTRKALQLDDNCGLNITTHPVYFEPKEKQSFWDIARLAKSGLNGTETKEHVENYLGFFRTLTFNSADIQKMVDILKEAFNHQIMVTNLVKVKYKTDFGKLKLKSVYGPMVRSGKGLEQTIGAISTNGNLCLTNTSDTPIAGLLEEMQMLMAEACK is encoded by the coding sequence ATGACAAAACATGAAAACCGCACATTGGGTGCATTTGAAAAAACGTTCTGGCTGTTGGATCAGATTGATTCTAAGGACTTTGCTTTGGCAGCAGAAGTAGAAGGAAGAGAATCGGCTGATGCATGGAGACTGGCCGTTGATCAGGTTCAGAAGAGACATCCCAACCTTTCAGCAAGAATTAGAATGGATGAATTTAAAAGACCTTTTATCGAACATGTTGACTCCCTAGTCATTCCACTGAAGGTCATAGAAATCGATAACAGTTTTAAATGGGAGGAAATAGTCGAAAAGGAATTAGCAACACGATTTAATACTGAAGAGGGCCCTCTTTTTAGAGTGATTGTATTACAAAAACCTGAAGATACTGTATTGATTTTAGCAGCCAATCATACATTAGCCGATGGATCTTCACTTATGTATTTATTCAGGGATTTACTGGAGGCAGTTACAGGCCAGATTCCGCTGGTATTAGCACCGCAAAAATCTAACGATGAAACACTTGGACTTCCTGAGGATACTGCTGTTGAAGATAACGAAACTTCAATATATATATTTAAAAAACCTGATGCTGTTTCTCCTAAAGTTGAAAGTATTAAGTTTTCAAGCGAGCATACATCACAGCTTATAGAAAGATCAAGACTGGAGCAAACAACGGTGCATGGTGCAATTTGCGCTGCTGTGGTTATTGCAGGAAGAAAACTTCGCCAAGAGTGGGATGACAAAAAAATTGAATTAATTTCTCCTATCTGCACACGAAAAGCGCTTCAATTAGATGATAACTGTGGATTGAATATTACGACTCATCCCGTTTATTTTGAGCCAAAAGAAAAGCAATCTTTTTGGGATATAGCCAGATTGGCTAAATCAGGCCTCAATGGAACAGAAACAAAAGAACATGTAGAGAATTATCTTGGTTTTTTCAGAACGCTGACTTTCAACAGTGCAGATATCCAAAAAATGGTAGATATATTAAAAGAAGCATTCAATCACCAAATAATGGTTACTAATCTGGTAAAGGTGAAATATAAAACAGATTTTGGAAAGCTCAAACTTAAATCTGTATATGGTCCAATGGTTCGTTCAGGAAAGGGCTTGGAGCAGACTATTGGGGCGATCAGTACCAACGGCAATCTTTGTCTCACAAATACCAGCGACACACCTATTGCAGGTTTATTAGAAGAAATGCAGATGCTTATGGCGGAAGCCTGCAAATAG
- a CDS encoding helix-turn-helix domain-containing protein codes for MYERKTIPNLNCGLDLIGEVLYGKWKIRLLWFINEGHKRPSELQRKIPDASRRVLNIQLNELEEHELVVRKIYPVVPPKVEYSLTKFGESLIPVIGALGQWGDQNQERLKSLIIKKFPGAADTE; via the coding sequence ATGTATGAAAGAAAAACAATACCCAACTTAAACTGCGGACTTGACCTGATAGGGGAAGTATTATATGGTAAATGGAAGATACGTTTGCTTTGGTTTATTAACGAAGGCCATAAGCGACCAAGTGAATTGCAGCGTAAAATACCAGATGCTTCACGCAGGGTCCTGAACATCCAGTTGAACGAATTGGAAGAACATGAGCTCGTTGTTAGGAAAATATATCCTGTAGTGCCGCCAAAAGTAGAATACAGTCTCACTAAATTTGGCGAGAGCTTAATTCCAGTTATAGGTGCTTTAGGCCAATGGGGTGATCAGAATCAAGAGAGACTGAAATCTTTGATCATTAAAAAATTTCCCGGAGCAGCCGATACGGAATAA
- a CDS encoding SDR family oxidoreductase, whose amino-acid sequence MKQIVDYQNELSGKIALVTGGTKGAGRAIAERLKNAGATVIISARNQPETPDKELHFIPADLSKPEAAAKVASEVLERFGKLDILVNNLGGSETPGGGFAALTNTDWEETIQANLLAPVRLDKAVLPKMLEGKSGVIIHIASIQGKLPLYDSTLPYAAAKAGLINYSKGLSKEVSPKGVRVLTVSPGWIMTEASIRMMERISESSNISIEEAEKGVMAALGGIPYGRPAKPEEVAELVGFLVSPRAGYLTGTEYVIDGGTIPTI is encoded by the coding sequence ATGAAACAAATAGTAGATTATCAAAACGAGTTATCAGGCAAAATTGCACTGGTGACAGGAGGTACAAAAGGAGCTGGCAGAGCGATAGCCGAACGTTTGAAAAATGCCGGTGCTACGGTAATTATCAGCGCAAGAAACCAACCTGAAACACCAGATAAAGAGCTGCATTTCATTCCTGCAGATTTAAGCAAACCAGAAGCTGCTGCCAAAGTTGCTTCTGAAGTATTGGAGAGATTCGGTAAGTTAGATATCCTTGTAAACAATCTGGGAGGTTCTGAAACTCCTGGCGGAGGATTTGCTGCATTAACCAATACAGATTGGGAAGAAACAATACAAGCCAACTTACTGGCACCAGTTCGTCTGGATAAGGCAGTTCTTCCAAAAATGCTTGAAGGTAAAAGCGGGGTAATAATCCACATAGCATCTATTCAGGGAAAACTTCCTTTGTATGATTCCACGCTGCCGTATGCTGCCGCAAAGGCCGGACTTATTAATTACAGCAAAGGATTATCGAAAGAAGTATCTCCAAAAGGTGTACGTGTATTGACCGTTTCTCCAGGATGGATTATGACCGAAGCATCAATACGCATGATGGAGCGCATTTCTGAAAGCAGTAATATATCTATAGAAGAGGCTGAAAAAGGTGTAATGGCAGCTTTGGGAGGTATCCCTTACGGAAGACCAGCCAAACCGGAAGAAGTCGCTGAACTCGTTGGATTTTTGGTGTCACCCAGAGCAGGTTACCTGACAGGAACAGAATATGTAATCGATGGTGGAACAATTCCAACGATCTGA